One part of the Gemmatimonas sp. genome encodes these proteins:
- the gatA gene encoding Asp-tRNA(Asn)/Glu-tRNA(Gln) amidotransferase subunit GatA, whose product MSDHSVLSTLRAHRVAAAWAAFDAVRAGADGLNAFLAVDREATGRDAGPLAGVPVAIKDNLVTRELPTTCGSRVLEGYVSPFEATAVRKLRDAGAAIIGKTNMDEFAMGSSNENSAFGPVRNPLDRTRVPGGSSGGSAAAVAAGVVRLALGSETGGSVRQPAAFCGIVGVKPTYGRVSRYGLVAYASSLDHVGVFGRTVGDAAAGLQIIAGHDRFDATSALHAVPEFLPPTADDTSAAARPLAGLVIGRPIEYFPASLDPRIAAHCRHALTVLESLGAEIRDVSLPSTDLAIPVYYIIAPAEASSNLARYDGVRYGRRAMADDLGTMYERTRSEGFGAEVTRRILLGTYVLSAGYYDAYYRRAQAVRDLIRQEFSQVFASGVHLLFTPTAPTPAFRIGEVSDPYQMYLSDIFTVTANLVGIPAMSQPIGRVDGLPVGGQLLAPHFAEPTMFRAAAALERALGTEAHQ is encoded by the coding sequence GTGAGCGACCACTCCGTCCTCAGCACGCTGCGCGCGCATCGCGTGGCAGCGGCGTGGGCCGCATTCGATGCGGTGCGTGCCGGCGCCGACGGGCTCAATGCCTTTCTCGCCGTGGACCGCGAGGCGACGGGCCGCGACGCCGGACCACTGGCCGGGGTGCCGGTCGCCATCAAGGACAATCTGGTCACGCGCGAACTGCCCACGACGTGCGGTTCGCGTGTCCTCGAGGGTTACGTAAGCCCCTTCGAAGCCACCGCCGTCCGCAAGCTGCGCGACGCGGGCGCGGCCATCATTGGCAAGACCAACATGGACGAATTCGCGATGGGTTCGTCAAACGAGAACAGTGCCTTCGGGCCGGTACGGAATCCGCTCGACCGTACCCGCGTGCCGGGCGGAAGCTCCGGCGGGTCGGCCGCCGCCGTGGCCGCCGGGGTGGTTCGCCTCGCCCTCGGTTCGGAAACCGGCGGGTCCGTTCGGCAGCCCGCCGCGTTCTGCGGGATCGTTGGCGTCAAGCCCACGTACGGGCGCGTCAGTCGGTATGGGCTCGTGGCCTATGCCTCCTCGTTGGACCATGTCGGGGTCTTTGGTCGCACCGTGGGCGACGCTGCCGCCGGACTGCAGATCATTGCCGGGCATGACCGCTTCGATGCCACCAGTGCGCTGCACGCAGTGCCCGAGTTCCTGCCACCAACAGCTGACGACACGTCGGCCGCCGCGCGGCCACTCGCGGGGCTCGTGATCGGGCGACCGATCGAGTACTTCCCGGCGTCCCTCGATCCACGCATCGCCGCTCATTGTCGGCACGCCCTGACCGTGCTGGAGAGCCTGGGCGCCGAAATCCGCGACGTCTCACTCCCCAGCACCGATCTCGCGATTCCGGTCTACTACATCATTGCCCCCGCCGAAGCATCGAGCAATCTCGCCCGCTACGACGGGGTGCGGTATGGCCGACGCGCCATGGCAGACGACCTCGGTACCATGTACGAGCGCACCCGATCCGAGGGATTCGGCGCCGAAGTGACACGCCGCATCCTGCTCGGGACTTACGTGCTCAGCGCCGGCTACTACGATGCCTACTATCGGCGTGCACAGGCGGTGCGCGACCTCATCCGTCAGGAGTTCTCGCAGGTGTTCGCGTCCGGCGTGCACCTGCTGTTCACCCCCACGGCGCCAACACCGGCGTTCCGCATTGGTGAGGTGTCAGATCCATACCAGATGTATCTGAGCGACATCTTCACGGTGACGGCCAACCTGGTCGGCATTCCCGCCATGTCGCAGCCCATTGGCCGGGTTGATGGACTCCCCGTCGGAGGACAGCTCCTGGCACCGCATTTCGCGGAGCCCACCATGTTCCGCGCGGCGGCGGCGCTCGAACGGGCGCTCGGAACGGAGGCACACCAGTGA
- the gatB gene encoding Asp-tRNA(Asn)/Glu-tRNA(Gln) amidotransferase subunit GatB encodes MIGAHDLSGGGREWELVIGLEVHCQLKTQSKIFCGCRTSFGDAPNSNTCPVCLGLPGALPVLNAQAVALATRASLALGCTVHEESVFARKNYFYPDLPKGYQISQFDRPLATNGAIVVGTNADATPRVIRVHRVHMEEDAGKSIHDRFADATAIDLNRAGTPLVEIVSEPDIRSAADAAAYAKRLKQILEYADVSDANMEEGSLRVDVNISVRRIGDATLGTKTEIKNLNSFSAIERAAEIEFARQCTVLAHGGRIEQQTMLYDDKRNEVRPSRSKEGSHDYRYFPEPDLPPLQLAPAYIADQHAALPELPPARRARFAAQYALADAEIEQLLATRELADRFEAVAVAAGDAKRAANWMLGPVLASVNASGTPLAHHPVSAERLGALIALEVSGQLSNTAARQLFTVLEQDPGSPLDVARAAGLLQVRDDEALVRWIDEVFAEHAAEAARFMSGEKKLQGVLVGLVMKKSNGSADPRKVNQLLAARGG; translated from the coding sequence GTGATCGGGGCGCACGACCTGTCGGGAGGAGGCCGCGAGTGGGAACTCGTCATTGGCCTCGAGGTGCACTGTCAGCTCAAGACGCAGAGCAAGATTTTCTGCGGCTGCCGTACGTCGTTCGGAGACGCACCGAACAGCAACACCTGTCCGGTCTGCCTCGGGCTTCCTGGGGCACTCCCCGTGCTCAACGCCCAGGCGGTAGCCCTGGCCACCCGGGCGTCGCTGGCCCTCGGCTGCACCGTGCACGAGGAGTCGGTGTTCGCGCGCAAGAACTATTTCTATCCAGACCTGCCCAAGGGCTATCAGATCTCGCAGTTCGATCGCCCGCTGGCCACCAACGGCGCGATCGTCGTGGGCACCAACGCCGATGCGACGCCGCGGGTCATTCGAGTGCACCGCGTGCACATGGAGGAAGACGCCGGCAAATCGATCCACGATCGCTTTGCCGATGCCACCGCCATCGACCTCAACCGCGCCGGTACGCCGCTGGTCGAAATCGTCTCCGAGCCGGACATCCGTTCCGCGGCCGACGCCGCTGCCTACGCCAAACGGCTCAAGCAGATCCTCGAGTATGCCGACGTGTCCGATGCGAACATGGAAGAGGGGTCGCTCCGCGTCGATGTGAACATTTCGGTTCGGCGAATCGGCGACGCGACGCTGGGCACCAAGACCGAGATCAAGAACCTCAATTCGTTTTCGGCCATCGAGCGCGCGGCCGAGATCGAGTTCGCGCGGCAGTGTACGGTATTGGCCCACGGAGGGCGCATCGAGCAGCAGACCATGCTCTACGACGACAAGCGCAACGAGGTGCGCCCCTCACGCAGCAAGGAGGGAAGCCACGATTACCGGTACTTCCCCGAGCCGGACCTGCCGCCGCTGCAGCTCGCCCCCGCTTATATCGCCGACCAGCATGCCGCGCTGCCGGAGTTACCGCCGGCGCGCCGTGCACGCTTCGCCGCGCAGTATGCGCTGGCCGATGCCGAGATCGAACAGCTGCTCGCCACGCGGGAGCTGGCCGATCGCTTTGAGGCGGTCGCGGTAGCGGCCGGTGACGCCAAACGGGCCGCCAATTGGATGCTCGGACCGGTGCTGGCCTCGGTGAACGCCTCCGGAACGCCACTCGCCCACCATCCCGTGTCGGCAGAGCGGCTGGGCGCCCTCATCGCGCTCGAAGTGTCGGGGCAACTCTCCAACACGGCGGCGCGTCAGCTCTTCACCGTGCTCGAACAGGATCCGGGATCGCCGCTCGATGTGGCCCGCGCGGCCGGCTTGCTGCAGGTGCGTGACGACGAGGCCCTGGTGAGGTGGATCGACGAGGTGTTCGCCGAACATGCCGCGGAGGCGGCGCGCTTCATGAGCGGTGAGAAGAAGCTGCAGGGAGTGCTGGTCGGCCTCGTGATGAAGAAGTCGAACGGGTCGGCCGATCCCCGCAAGGTCAACCAGTTGCTGGCCGCTCGCGGGGGCTGA
- a CDS encoding roadblock/LC7 domain-containing protein, which translates to MPTIRDLVSALRRRDGVDAAIVLGRDGLLIDGNSTSPLDPDGLAAFVPPMALAAADLGVAAQRGDFGIMVLEYAEGHAVVTALSHDAFLLVLLQPTANLGALLYELRRHRTQISALV; encoded by the coding sequence ATGCCCACCATTCGAGATCTGGTCAGTGCGCTGCGGCGCCGCGACGGCGTGGACGCGGCCATCGTTCTCGGTCGCGACGGCCTCCTCATTGACGGGAACAGCACGTCGCCTCTCGACCCCGACGGGCTCGCGGCGTTCGTGCCCCCCATGGCGCTGGCCGCTGCCGATCTGGGCGTGGCGGCGCAGCGCGGCGATTTCGGCATCATGGTGCTCGAGTATGCGGAGGGCCATGCGGTCGTCACGGCGCTGTCGCATGACGCCTTTCTCCTGGTCCTGCTGCAGCCCACGGCCAATCTCGGCGCCCTGCTCTACGAACTGCGACGTCACCGCACCCAGATCTCGGCGCTGGTCTGA
- a CDS encoding UvrD-helicase domain-containing protein: MTTTGWTGSLFDAVPSAPRVDLDALTRGLNPGQRDAVFHDDGPALVLAGAGSGKTRVLTTRIARLIGTRNVAPHEILAVTFTNKAAGEMRERIAKFLGHEPKGMWCGTFHALGARMLRGVAPLVGREQNFTIYDEDDTIGAVKRVMERRKLSPTQFAPKAILGAISSAKNALVSPGEYARTARDTFSTAVAGVYTDLEAALQQANAVTFDDLLVLPVRALEMDEALRAHYQRRFRYLLVDEYQDTNAAQYRFVQLVGGLHRNVMVVGDDDQSIYGWRGADIRNILDFERDFPGATVVRLEENYRSTPNVLALANAVIAENTERRGKTLRATRPAGEPVTLIECLDERDEADFIAETILGRMAKSDLSRRDCAVLYRTNAQSRAVEDAFRRRNIPYRLVGAVRFYDRREIRDLMAYLKLIANPADNEAFLRAANVPKRGLGDASIALLAERAALDGKPLLEIATHPDVVASLRPAARAAMADFVGLVQRLRVAAVEAAVDELLRDLVQAIRYAEHLRAEGPEGLERIDNVRELIAGAAEVVADEGGEVGLTPLDHFLQSSTLVAGVDKLDPNADAVVCMTMHNAKGLEFPLVFVCGLEDGLFPLARAAEDPSSLEEERRLFYVGITRAEEKLYLTCAEQRRRNGELMISMPSRFLKAVTPSLAERGKTGRAKAEGRAGAAGLGSGYGSRRDDDQSWGRSGSASGFAAGAPRRASGPYGSNAYGDRAPNVPFATRPAGGFSTPNRRDVPQPEDESQDAPAYRPGERVKHARFGSGTIAEITGSGRDTKVRIDFDDEEIGRKTLVLAQAKLEKEWD, translated from the coding sequence ATGACAACGACGGGTTGGACCGGTTCCCTCTTCGATGCGGTGCCTTCGGCGCCACGCGTCGACCTCGATGCCCTCACGCGCGGGCTCAATCCCGGCCAGCGTGACGCCGTCTTTCATGACGACGGCCCCGCGCTCGTCCTGGCGGGCGCCGGCTCGGGCAAGACGCGGGTGCTGACCACCCGCATCGCACGCCTCATCGGCACGCGCAACGTGGCTCCGCACGAAATTCTCGCGGTCACCTTCACCAACAAGGCCGCCGGCGAGATGCGGGAGCGCATCGCGAAGTTCCTCGGCCACGAGCCCAAGGGCATGTGGTGTGGCACCTTCCATGCGTTGGGCGCGCGTATGCTGCGCGGCGTCGCACCCCTGGTTGGTCGCGAACAGAATTTCACGATTTACGACGAAGACGACACCATCGGCGCGGTGAAGCGCGTCATGGAACGGCGCAAGCTCAGTCCCACCCAGTTCGCGCCCAAGGCCATTCTCGGTGCCATCTCCAGCGCCAAGAACGCGCTCGTGTCGCCCGGCGAATACGCACGCACCGCACGCGACACCTTCTCCACCGCGGTTGCCGGCGTGTACACCGATCTCGAAGCGGCGCTGCAGCAGGCGAATGCCGTCACGTTCGACGACCTTCTCGTGCTTCCGGTGCGCGCCCTCGAGATGGACGAGGCATTGCGCGCGCACTACCAGCGACGGTTCCGCTACCTGCTGGTGGACGAATACCAGGACACGAACGCAGCGCAGTATCGGTTCGTGCAACTGGTGGGCGGCCTGCACCGCAACGTCATGGTGGTCGGCGACGACGATCAGTCCATCTACGGATGGCGCGGCGCGGACATCCGCAATATCCTCGACTTTGAGCGCGACTTTCCGGGCGCCACTGTGGTGCGCCTCGAGGAGAACTACCGCTCCACGCCCAACGTCCTCGCGCTCGCGAATGCGGTGATCGCGGAGAACACGGAACGCCGCGGCAAGACACTGCGCGCCACGCGTCCGGCCGGAGAACCGGTCACCCTCATCGAGTGTCTCGACGAACGCGACGAAGCGGACTTCATCGCCGAGACGATTCTGGGCCGCATGGCGAAGTCGGATCTGTCGCGACGTGACTGCGCCGTCCTCTATCGCACCAACGCCCAGTCCCGCGCCGTCGAAGATGCGTTTCGGCGCCGCAACATCCCGTACCGATTGGTCGGCGCGGTGCGCTTTTACGACCGTCGTGAGATCCGCGATCTCATGGCGTACCTCAAGCTCATCGCCAACCCCGCCGACAACGAGGCGTTCCTCCGGGCGGCCAACGTACCCAAGCGCGGCCTTGGCGATGCCAGCATTGCGCTGCTCGCCGAGCGAGCGGCGCTCGACGGCAAGCCGTTGCTGGAGATCGCCACGCACCCCGATGTGGTGGCGTCGCTGCGCCCTGCCGCACGGGCGGCAATGGCCGACTTCGTGGGCTTGGTGCAGCGCTTGCGCGTCGCCGCCGTGGAGGCGGCCGTTGATGAGCTCCTGCGGGATCTCGTGCAGGCCATCCGGTACGCCGAACACCTGCGCGCCGAGGGGCCGGAAGGGCTCGAGCGCATCGACAACGTGCGCGAACTCATCGCCGGTGCGGCTGAGGTGGTGGCCGATGAGGGCGGCGAGGTGGGACTCACGCCGCTCGATCACTTCCTGCAGTCGTCGACGCTGGTGGCCGGCGTCGACAAGCTCGATCCCAATGCCGACGCCGTGGTGTGCATGACCATGCACAATGCCAAGGGACTGGAGTTCCCCCTGGTGTTCGTGTGCGGGCTCGAAGACGGACTCTTCCCACTGGCGCGCGCCGCCGAGGATCCGTCGTCGCTCGAGGAAGAGCGCCGGCTGTTTTACGTGGGGATCACCCGGGCCGAGGAGAAGCTGTACCTCACGTGCGCTGAGCAGCGCCGGCGTAACGGTGAACTCATGATCTCCATGCCCTCACGCTTCCTCAAGGCCGTCACGCCGTCCTTGGCGGAGCGGGGCAAGACGGGGCGCGCCAAGGCCGAAGGGCGTGCCGGTGCGGCCGGACTCGGGAGCGGCTACGGCAGTCGGCGGGATGACGACCAGAGCTGGGGGCGCAGTGGGTCGGCCAGTGGGTTCGCTGCCGGCGCCCCACGCCGGGCAAGCGGCCCGTACGGCTCCAACGCCTACGGCGATCGTGCGCCCAATGTCCCCTTCGCCACGCGGCCGGCCGGTGGCTTCAGCACCCCCAACCGGCGTGATGTCCCGCAGCCCGAGGACGAATCGCAGGATGCGCCGGCGTACCGGCCGGGCGAACGCGTGAAGCATGCGCGTTTCGGGAGTGGCACGATTGCGGAAATCACCGGCAGCGGGCGCGACACCAAGGTGCGCATCGATTTCGATGACGAGGAAATCGGGCGCAAGACACTCGTGCTCGCCCAGGCTAAGCTCGAAAAGGAGTGGGACTGA
- the gatC gene encoding Asp-tRNA(Asn)/Glu-tRNA(Gln) amidotransferase subunit GatC codes for MSVTSDDVRHVARLARVGLDAERVPALVAELNGILAHMEVLQQVDVSSVLRSPDTPGAPLRDDALAPDPLARPREAFAPSARDGFFLVPRLASHGALGASAEEAP; via the coding sequence ATGTCGGTCACGTCGGACGATGTGCGCCATGTGGCCCGGTTGGCCCGCGTTGGGCTCGACGCCGAACGGGTACCAGCCCTGGTGGCTGAACTGAACGGCATTCTCGCGCACATGGAGGTGCTGCAGCAGGTGGATGTGAGCAGTGTCCTCCGCTCGCCGGACACCCCGGGGGCACCATTGCGTGACGATGCGCTGGCGCCCGACCCGCTCGCACGCCCGCGCGAGGCCTTCGCGCCATCGGCCCGTGACGGCTTTTTCCTTGTGCCCCGGTTGGCCTCCCACGGCGCGCTCGGTGCCAGTGCCGAGGAGGCGCCGTGA
- the serS gene encoding serine--tRNA ligase has translation MHDIRLLRDQLDHLREGMRRRGKLAELAPVLDRAEVLERERRTAITELEAQQARRNKLTQDVAQKRKAGEDASSLIAEGRTIGEAIAALEQRRNEAEAAVQHMLYELPNITLAEVPEGDESHNTIMKTWGEPRGDGDTLVPHWEKGAALGMLDLPRGAKISGSGFIVYRGVGAKLVRALMNMMLELHTEEHGYDEAWVPLVVNRASMTGTGQLPKFEDDMYRVPDEDLFLIPTAEVPITNLYRDEILDASALPMGLCGYSACFRREAGSAGKDTRGLLRVHQFDKVELVRYATAENAREQLELLTRHAETVLERLELPYRRVLLAAGDTGFSSAMTYDLEVFAPAVGKWLEVSSCSLFADFQARRANIRYRTAPGEKPRFAHTLNGSALAFSRIIASLLEHHQQADGSVRIPEALQPWLGRAVLR, from the coding sequence ATGCACGATATTCGGCTGCTGCGCGATCAACTCGACCACCTGCGCGAAGGCATGCGGCGCCGCGGTAAGCTCGCCGAGTTGGCGCCAGTGCTGGACCGCGCCGAGGTGTTGGAGCGCGAGCGGCGCACCGCGATCACCGAGTTGGAGGCGCAGCAGGCACGACGCAACAAGCTCACGCAGGATGTGGCGCAGAAGCGCAAGGCCGGTGAGGATGCCTCGTCGCTGATCGCCGAGGGGCGTACCATTGGCGAGGCCATTGCCGCCCTCGAACAGCGACGGAATGAGGCCGAAGCCGCGGTGCAGCACATGCTGTACGAACTGCCCAACATCACCCTCGCCGAGGTCCCCGAGGGTGACGAGTCGCACAACACCATCATGAAGACGTGGGGCGAGCCGCGCGGCGACGGCGACACTCTGGTCCCGCACTGGGAGAAGGGGGCCGCGCTGGGGATGCTCGACCTGCCGCGGGGCGCGAAGATCTCCGGATCGGGGTTCATCGTGTATCGCGGCGTGGGAGCCAAGCTGGTTCGTGCGCTCATGAACATGATGCTCGAGCTTCACACCGAGGAGCATGGGTACGACGAGGCGTGGGTGCCGCTCGTGGTCAATCGGGCCAGCATGACCGGCACCGGGCAGTTGCCCAAGTTCGAGGACGACATGTACCGCGTGCCCGATGAGGATTTGTTCCTCATCCCCACCGCGGAGGTGCCCATCACCAATCTGTATCGCGACGAAATCCTTGACGCGTCGGCGCTGCCGATGGGCCTCTGCGGCTACAGCGCCTGCTTCCGCCGTGAAGCCGGCTCGGCGGGAAAGGATACGCGCGGCCTGCTTCGGGTACACCAGTTCGATAAGGTGGAGCTCGTGCGCTACGCCACCGCGGAAAACGCACGCGAGCAGCTCGAACTGCTCACCCGCCATGCGGAAACCGTGCTGGAACGGCTTGAGCTGCCCTACCGGCGCGTGCTGCTCGCGGCCGGAGACACGGGCTTCTCGAGCGCCATGACATACGATCTCGAGGTGTTTGCGCCGGCGGTTGGCAAGTGGCTGGAGGTCTCCAGCTGCAGCCTGTTTGCCGACTTTCAGGCCCGGCGCGCCAACATCCGCTATCGCACCGCGCCCGGAGAGAAGCCGCGCTTCGCGCATACGCTCAACGGGTCGGCGCTCGCGTTTTCGCGCATCATTGCCAGCCTGCTCGAACACCACCAGCAGGCCGACGGCTCGGTGCGCATTCCGGAGGCCCTGCAGCCTTGGCTGGGCCGGGCCGTCCTGCGCTGA
- a CDS encoding HAMP domain-containing sensor histidine kinase: MRRRRWPLVAMVLGVIALLVWYVAYTQHVVTQLRAAGAGQGRMYARIYEALQDTSVNADPTIALLDLSRQIRESGLPLVLTDNDGRVSATANLPDGIDPSDTVRFRRYVADLDRQNPPIVEPAVGAVHLGDSAIVNGLRFIPLLQALGITLLVGLGVYALVERGRAEREKVWAGMAREAAHQLGTPLSALTGWIELLADTVTGGTGTRAVAAMAQDVQRLERVSHRFERIGRPPRDETLDATALVRRLAEYFAARAPTLARTVTIRSDDPGGPVMVRGDVVLLEWVLEVLIKNAMDALGGRNGEVVVSVTPIPEGGARIRVQDDGPGVPRALRKRIFDAGFTTKDRGWGIGLSLARRIVEENHHGRLVLAETDRGAAFDVILSG; encoded by the coding sequence ATGCGCCGTCGTCGCTGGCCCCTCGTTGCGATGGTGCTCGGGGTGATCGCCCTGCTGGTCTGGTACGTGGCCTACACGCAGCACGTGGTCACCCAGCTGCGGGCGGCCGGGGCAGGCCAGGGGCGCATGTACGCGCGCATCTACGAAGCGCTGCAGGACACCAGCGTCAACGCCGATCCCACCATCGCCCTCCTCGATCTGTCACGGCAGATCCGCGAGTCGGGGCTGCCGCTGGTCCTCACCGACAACGACGGCCGCGTGTCGGCGACGGCCAATCTCCCCGACGGAATCGATCCGTCCGATACGGTGCGCTTCCGCCGCTATGTCGCCGACCTGGACCGGCAGAATCCGCCCATTGTGGAACCGGCGGTGGGCGCCGTGCATCTGGGCGACAGCGCCATCGTTAACGGATTGCGCTTCATTCCGCTGCTGCAGGCGCTCGGCATCACGCTGCTCGTGGGGCTCGGGGTGTACGCGCTCGTGGAACGCGGGCGCGCCGAGCGGGAAAAGGTCTGGGCCGGCATGGCCCGTGAGGCCGCCCACCAGCTGGGAACGCCCCTCTCCGCGCTCACCGGGTGGATCGAACTGCTGGCCGATACCGTCACGGGCGGTACCGGCACGCGCGCCGTCGCGGCCATGGCGCAGGATGTGCAACGGCTCGAACGCGTCTCACATCGCTTCGAGCGCATCGGACGGCCACCGCGCGACGAAACACTCGACGCCACGGCGCTCGTGCGACGGTTGGCGGAGTACTTCGCGGCGCGCGCGCCCACGCTGGCGCGCACGGTGACCATTCGCAGCGACGACCCCGGTGGACCGGTCATGGTGCGTGGCGACGTCGTGCTGCTGGAATGGGTGCTGGAAGTGCTCATCAAGAACGCCATGGATGCCCTCGGTGGCCGCAATGGCGAAGTCGTCGTCTCGGTCACCCCAATCCCGGAGGGAGGCGCTCGCATTCGGGTCCAGGATGACGGGCCGGGGGTCCCGCGCGCGCTGCGGAAGCGCATCTTCGACGCCGGGTTCACCACCAAGGATCGCGGCTGGGGCATTGGCCTGTCGTTGGCTCGTCGCATTGTGGAGGAAAATCATCACGGGCGATTGGTACTCGCCGAAACCGACCGGGGAGCGGCGTTCGACGTTATCTTGAGCGGATGA
- a CDS encoding response regulator transcription factor, which translates to MTEAVTDSPTTALPILVVDDEPHIGRIIRTRLEQDGFRVMLAESGVEALDQLQHEPDVGLIVLDLMLPGMSGIDILRVLREDTRWSDLPCIVLTAAGQEAHWQEAEALGVAEVMSKPFSPRRLLARVRHHMRGPRASADDTSSL; encoded by the coding sequence GTGACCGAGGCGGTGACCGACAGCCCGACGACGGCGCTGCCGATTCTGGTCGTCGACGACGAGCCGCACATTGGCCGCATCATCCGCACGCGGCTCGAGCAGGACGGCTTTCGTGTCATGCTCGCCGAAAGCGGGGTCGAGGCGCTGGACCAGCTACAACATGAACCGGACGTTGGGCTGATCGTGCTGGATCTCATGCTGCCCGGCATGTCGGGGATCGATATCTTGCGGGTCCTCCGTGAGGATACGCGCTGGAGCGACCTGCCCTGCATCGTCCTGACGGCAGCCGGTCAGGAAGCGCACTGGCAGGAAGCCGAGGCCCTCGGCGTGGCCGAGGTGATGTCGAAGCCCTTCAGCCCCCGCCGGCTGCTTGCCCGCGTGCGCCACCATATGCGGGGGCCGCGCGCCTCCGCCGATGATACGAGTTCGCTGTGA
- a CDS encoding mannose-1-phosphate guanylyltransferase: MIRWNVVLAGGIGSRFWPLSTPTRPKQLLPLVTDAPMLCDTLDRLRPSAPPERTLVLTNATLRDAVLALDPTLPADNVIAEPRPAGTCAALAWAAKFIAARDGGEAVMVCTHADWAIGDVEAFRQTLDRAAQVALTRRSLVTVGIVPSRPDPGFGYIQPGEVVRDDVRRVARFAEKPDAATASRMVAEGYLWNSGIFAWCVGDLLEEIREHTPEVQPALASSGDDLARFFAAVRSIAVDVGVLERSHRVLVLPGQFGWDDVGTWAALHRVRAHDGQDNAMLGPSHACQSTGNVVHADGTQVVLYGVHDLVVVARAGLVMVTTRERAADLKTLLDTLPPDVRDR, translated from the coding sequence ATGATTCGCTGGAACGTGGTGCTGGCCGGCGGCATCGGCTCGCGCTTCTGGCCGTTATCCACGCCAACGCGCCCCAAGCAGTTGCTGCCACTGGTCACGGATGCGCCCATGTTGTGCGACACCCTCGACCGGTTGCGCCCATCGGCGCCCCCCGAGCGCACCTTGGTACTGACCAACGCCACGTTGCGCGACGCCGTGCTGGCGCTGGATCCGACACTGCCGGCCGACAACGTGATTGCCGAACCGCGCCCGGCGGGTACCTGCGCCGCGCTGGCGTGGGCCGCCAAATTCATTGCCGCTCGCGACGGTGGTGAGGCGGTCATGGTGTGCACACACGCAGACTGGGCCATTGGCGATGTGGAGGCGTTCCGCCAAACGCTGGACCGCGCCGCGCAGGTGGCGCTGACGCGCCGTTCCCTGGTGACGGTGGGTATCGTGCCGTCACGTCCCGACCCCGGTTTCGGCTACATCCAGCCTGGCGAGGTGGTGCGCGATGATGTGCGGCGGGTGGCGCGCTTCGCGGAGAAACCTGACGCCGCCACGGCCTCGCGGATGGTCGCCGAGGGGTATCTCTGGAACTCCGGCATTTTCGCCTGGTGTGTGGGCGACCTGCTCGAAGAGATCCGCGAACACACGCCGGAGGTCCAGCCGGCGTTGGCGTCGTCGGGCGACGATCTCGCGCGATTCTTCGCCGCCGTCCGCTCGATTGCCGTCGATGTGGGTGTGCTGGAGCGTTCGCACCGTGTGCTGGTGCTCCCCGGGCAGTTCGGCTGGGACGATGTCGGCACCTGGGCCGCATTGCATCGGGTGCGCGCGCACGATGGGCAGGACAACGCCATGCTTGGTCCGAGCCATGCCTGCCAGTCCACCGGCAATGTCGTCCATGCAGACGGTACCCAGGTAGTCCTCTACGGCGTCCACGACCTCGTGGTGGTGGCGCGCGCGGGGCTGGTCATGGTCACAACCCGTGAGCGTGCCGCCGACCTCAAGACCCTGCTGGACACGCTTCCCCCAGACGTACGCGATCGATGA